GTTCAGCCGGTGGTCAGCGCCGCCGCGTTCCAGCTGCTGCAGCCACCCAAGCGCAGCCAACCGCTCCCTCACCACGTGCCGCTGCTGCCCTGATTCCATCCCTGCACCTGGACGGCGTTCGCCCCATCACCACTCGCCGGGCGCTGGAGACGTACGAAGCGGCGCAGGCGCGGGTCGCTCAGCAGGCGCAGGCGGACGATCAGTTCCCCCTGGCCTTGCTCACCAGTGGCCTGCTGCCGGACGTGCCCCCATCGGACGACCTTGAGCAGCGGCTGGAGGCGGCGCTGGCGTCCCTGCATCCAGCAACGGGCGTCACCTTCCGGTTCGTAAGCAAGGAACGGCATCTGGAATTCACCGCCGAAAATGATTCGGACGGCACCGTGTCGCTCGCGCAGTTGCATCATGCGCTGCGCCGCCGCACGCCCGAGCTCCTCCCGAGTGTGCTGGCCGCTTTGGAAACGCTGAGTGTGCACATCGAGCCGGTGTTCGGCCCCCGCGCCGCCGAGCAGATCGCCGACTATATCTGGAATTTCGATTGGGTCCACATGTCGCTGTGCGATGAGGGGCGGCTCTCGGAGCGGGCGAGCCAGCGTGAGATTCTGCGGATGGCCCGACGACTCGGCCTGGATCACCCGTACAGTGTGCGCGACACCCATCCCTGGCTGTACTTCGCCCCGCCGCTGGACGTTGACGCGCTGATCGAGGCGTTGGCACAGCTTGACCGCACGACGCCGTGGGGTGTGGCGCTTCATCCGCTCGGTGACTTGCTGGCGGCGTTGCAGACATGCGTGCAGCGCCTGCCGGACATGACGGATGCCGAAGTTGAGAGCGTGATTGGCATGTGCATCCCAACGACGTTGTACACCGTGAGTCCCAAAGCGTATTGCACAGCGTACGAGGTGGTGAATCTGTTCTTCACCAACCATATGGAAGGTGGGGATGACGCGCCGATCTTCGGGCTGCACCTCACCCAGGAGCCAGCGAGTCATCAGCGCCTGGTGACATACCTGCAGGTGCACCAAGAGGGCATGGCATTGCTGGAGCAGATCAGTGCGGTGCTGTCGGCGGCCAACGACGTGTGTCCAGCGGTGCCAGCACCGAAGGGGAGGGTCGCGGGTCGCTAGCAGCTCTGGCCCCCACGGGGCCACGTGGCCTGCATGCCCTATGAATTCACGCTCCAAGGCCGTGTCTCGTCACCCATGCCACCTGCGGTGTTCCAGCCGCAACGAGCGCTGGTGCTGTACCATCCCCCTCACGGTCAGGCGGTGCATGTACTGAGCCATCCGATTCAGGATGAAGCGCACGGCTTCACGCTGGGGGCGGGGGCGGTGTTGACGTCCGAGGATGTGGCCGCGTTGCTAGATCTGGTGGCGGGGCAAGGCATGACGCTGCTGGCGCCGAATACCCTGGCGACCGGGCCGGGGAGCGTGTGCTGGTGGGTGCCACCCGGCGTGCGGGCCCTGCGCTTCGATCCAAAGTACGCCGCCACCGCGCAGATCGCCGTGCTCAATGGGCAGCTGATTCCGCACCCTGGGCTAGTGCTGCAGGCGACCTCGGGGAAGCTGTGTGTCTTCGCGGTGTGGGGAATGGAGCGGCCCACAGCCAGCACGATGCTCCACCACGCGCCCTTCTGGAATCTGTATGCCGATGGGCGGATGTGTCAAGGAACCGTGGCGTACCCAGCCACGCAGCGCCCACAGGATCAGACGGCCTGGGAAGACGCGCTGTTCGGCTCGTATTTCACCGGGCCGAGCCGGACGGATACCTACACGCAGTGGGGGCGGAGTTATCAAGAGCTGCTGGAGCAGGCACTTGCGGACGGACGCTTTCCTCAGGAGGTGCTGATGCCGTCTGTGTGGACGCTGGGGCAGTACCTGGGGGTGTCGTGACCGAAGGTGGACGGACGACCGCAGGACGTTTGACCACCACTCCTTCCTTGCCTGTGGTCATCTCTTCGGCTCCCCCTGTTTGGTGGCGTGGGCTGTTCGATCTTGAGAATCAGGAATGATGGACAGGCGCTAATAGTTGACAAGTTTTATCAACTGCTTTACGGTAAGGGCACCCAGCCAGCTGGGCCAACCAGAGACGCGCCGACGACCTATGAAGCATCGGTCTGCTGGATCGCCGCGCACAGGAGTTTCTATGACGTATCCTCCCTGTCAAACTGCTGGTACGACCTGTCTTAGCCAGCGAATGTGTTGTTGACCTGACGATTTGACGGTGCTCCCCACGGGTTGAGCATCGTTCCGTCCAGTGGTGCTCACGCCCATCACATGCGTTCAATCCCTGTGCTGCCTGCACCCCTGAGTTGGCTTGTACCAGCCCGGACGTTCGCCACTCCAGCCGAGTGAGCGCAGGGTTAAACGGTCTGCTGTTCGGCTGAAACCGGGCACGCGGTCGTGAAGGGTCTCCACTGGTTTGAAGAGGCGAGTCAGACGCCTGCCTGCTTTGTTGTGGGGAAAGTAGGACTGCGGTGCTCGTGCAGGCCTTGCAGTGCCGGAACGTTCGACTTTTCGTCTGAAAGCCCAACGACTTCGCTTCACCGGACCACGTGCCTGCTCAGGTCCGGAAGCGTTTTAGCCGAGAGGTTTGTTATGACACATGCCGATGCATTGATCGCTCAACTGCCCAGTCCCGATCTGTACTGGTTTATTCCCTCCGGAGGAGATGGCCGCCGGTTAGGTCAGCCGAGCCGTCCGGCCAGTTTTCAGTATCTGTCTCAGGTGGCGCAGGCTGCCGATGTGCTGGGCTTCGACGGCGTTCTGCTGCCCACCGGCGGCACCAACGAAGACACCCTGATCGTGGCGAGCGCCCTGAGCAGTCTGACGCGGCAACTGCGCTTTCTGGTGGCGCTGCGGCCCGGACTGGTCTCGCCGGTGCTGGCTGCCCGCCTGACCGCCTCTCTCGACCGCATCACCGGGGGGCGCGTCAATCTGAATATCGTGTCTGGAAGCGGCCATTTCGACTTCGAGGGCCTGAATCTGACGCAGGAGGAGCGCTACGCCCTGACGAACGAGTGGCTGGGCATCTTCCGGGCCCTGCTGAGCGGCGAGACAGTCGATCACCACGGCGAGCACCTTCAGGTTCACGGGGGACGCTCGCTGCTTCCCAGCGTCCAGCGCCCGTATCCACCCATCTATTTCGGGGGCAGCAGCGACCCGGCCATCCGGGTGGCAGGCGAGCATGTCGACGTGTATCTGAGCTGGGGCGAGCGGCCCGCACAGATGGCCGAGAAATTCGGGCGGGTACGGGCCGAAGCTGCCCGAGCAGGACGGACGGTACGCTTCGGCCTGCGGGCACACATCATCGTGCGCGACACCGAAGAGGAAGCCTGGGCCGCTGCTGATGACCTGATCGCCGGCATCAGCGACGAGGAGATCACCCGCGCCCATCAGGCGTTTCTGGCGAGTGCTTCGGAGGGCCAGCGCCGCCAGAGTGAGTTGAACGGCGGCACACGCGCCTCGCTGCGGGTTGGAAAGAACCTGTGGGCGGGTGTGGGGCTGGTGCGTGGCGGTGCCGGAACCGCGTTCGTTGGCAGTCCCGAGAACGTCGCCGCCGCGATGCGTGAGTATCAGGCCATCGGTGTCGATACCTTCGTGCTGAGCGGCTACCCGCATCTGGAGGAGGCGTACCGCACCGCCGAACTGCTGTTTCCGGCACTGGGCCGCCCCAGCCCGCTCTTTACTCCCCGAGACGGGCTGCCTCTCAGCCACACCTCGACGCCTGCCACCGAGCGCGAGCCTGTTCTGACCGGACGCTTCCGCAGCATCTGAGGCAGATTCCGCTTGAAGCCCCGCCGCGTCAGCGTTGAGTTCCGACCAGCGCAGCGGGGAATACACAAGACGGAGTGCCACCCTCCGTCTCCGTCTATCTCCACAGCCGACCGCAGCTCAGGCTCCGGTTCCGGTCTGT
The Deinococcus sp. KNUC1210 genome window above contains:
- a CDS encoding PRTRC system protein B; this encodes MPPAVFQPQRALVLYHPPHGQAVHVLSHPIQDEAHGFTLGAGAVLTSEDVAALLDLVAGQGMTLLAPNTLATGPGSVCWWVPPGVRALRFDPKYAATAQIAVLNGQLIPHPGLVLQATSGKLCVFAVWGMERPTASTMLHHAPFWNLYADGRMCQGTVAYPATQRPQDQTAWEDALFGSYFTGPSRTDTYTQWGRSYQELLEQALADGRFPQEVLMPSVWTLGQYLGVS
- a CDS encoding LLM class flavin-dependent oxidoreductase; translated protein: MTHADALIAQLPSPDLYWFIPSGGDGRRLGQPSRPASFQYLSQVAQAADVLGFDGVLLPTGGTNEDTLIVASALSSLTRQLRFLVALRPGLVSPVLAARLTASLDRITGGRVNLNIVSGSGHFDFEGLNLTQEERYALTNEWLGIFRALLSGETVDHHGEHLQVHGGRSLLPSVQRPYPPIYFGGSSDPAIRVAGEHVDVYLSWGERPAQMAEKFGRVRAEAARAGRTVRFGLRAHIIVRDTEEEAWAAADDLIAGISDEEITRAHQAFLASASEGQRRQSELNGGTRASLRVGKNLWAGVGLVRGGAGTAFVGSPENVAAAMREYQAIGVDTFVLSGYPHLEEAYRTAELLFPALGRPSPLFTPRDGLPLSHTSTPATEREPVLTGRFRSI